In the genome of Myroides phaeus, one region contains:
- a CDS encoding (Fe-S)-binding protein, whose product MSENLVVPTMAEMMAKGEQPEVLFWVGCSGSFDDRAKKITKAFVKILNKAKVPFAVLGTEEGCTGDPAKRAGNEFAFQMQAMMNIQVLDGYEVKKIVTACPHCFNTLKNEYPGLGGKYEVVHHTEFLKSLLDDGRLTIEGGNFKGKRITFHDPCYLGRANQVYEAPRQLIEKLDAELVEMKRSRQNGFCCGAGGAQLFKEPEHGSKEVHVERTEEALGTNAEIIAAGCPFCNTMLTDGVKFKDKEHEVKVLDVAELIANAEDL is encoded by the coding sequence ATGTCAGAAAATTTAGTAGTGCCTACAATGGCTGAAATGATGGCAAAGGGCGAGCAACCAGAAGTTTTGTTTTGGGTTGGTTGTTCAGGGAGTTTTGACGATAGAGCAAAGAAGATTACAAAAGCATTCGTAAAAATATTAAATAAAGCAAAGGTTCCTTTTGCAGTTCTTGGTACAGAAGAAGGATGTACAGGAGACCCAGCAAAGAGAGCAGGAAACGAGTTTGCATTCCAAATGCAAGCAATGATGAATATCCAAGTTTTAGACGGATATGAAGTTAAGAAAATCGTTACTGCTTGTCCGCACTGCTTTAATACATTAAAGAATGAGTATCCTGGATTAGGAGGAAAATACGAAGTAGTACACCACACAGAGTTTCTTAAATCGCTTTTAGACGATGGAAGATTAACAATTGAAGGAGGAAACTTCAAAGGAAAGAGAATTACATTCCACGATCCTTGTTATTTAGGACGTGCGAATCAAGTTTATGAAGCACCACGTCAATTAATTGAAAAATTAGACGCAGAGCTTGTAGAAATGAAGCGTTCAAGACAGAATGGTTTTTGTTGTGGAGCTGGTGGAGCACAATTGTTCAAAGAACCAGAACACGGTAGCAAAGAAGTTCACGTAGAACGTACAGAAGAAGCGTTAGGAACTAATGCTGAAATCATTGCTGCAGGATGTCCGTTTTGTAATACAATGTTGACAGATGGTGTTAAGTTTAAAGACAAAGAACACGAAGTAAAAGTACTTGACGTGGCAGAGTTAATTGCAAATGCAGAAGATTTATAA
- a CDS encoding ABC transporter ATPase, producing the protein MYIPFEEMPDHSRVWIYQSNRKFSDEEVQEIDKVLADFTQEWAAHATPLQASYTIKYNRFIILAVDQEVHAASGCSIDASVGMIQSLEQKYGVDLLDKMNVTYKTGDFIAFKTLLEFKTMVKSKSVSANTIVFNNLVNDLGEFSEYWEVPAAESWHSRFFK; encoded by the coding sequence ATGTACATACCATTTGAAGAAATGCCTGACCATTCTCGAGTTTGGATTTATCAATCAAATCGCAAATTCTCAGATGAGGAGGTTCAAGAAATAGACAAAGTTTTAGCGGACTTTACACAAGAGTGGGCTGCTCACGCAACACCATTACAAGCATCATACACTATTAAGTATAACCGATTCATCATCCTTGCGGTGGACCAAGAAGTACACGCAGCATCTGGATGTTCAATCGACGCATCAGTTGGAATGATTCAATCATTAGAACAAAAATACGGTGTTGACTTATTAGATAAGATGAATGTTACGTATAAAACAGGAGATTTCATTGCTTTTAAAACTTTATTAGAGTTTAAAACAATGGTAAAATCTAAGTCTGTTTCTGCTAATACTATTGTTTTCAATAATTTAGTAAATGATTTAGGAGAATTCAGTGAATACTGGGAAGTACCAGCAGCTGAAAGTTGGCATTCACGCTTTTTTAAGTAG